The Juglans microcarpa x Juglans regia isolate MS1-56 chromosome 2D, Jm3101_v1.0, whole genome shotgun sequence DNA window caaataaaaaatcattgtatAGTCAATAGCCAAGATTTCTGTAATGTTTAAATGTCTTTGTAAATGCTGTATTTATTTCCTTAAATAGCTTTGTAAAGCTCCTGTATAAATAACGCATATTCATtagttaattttgaaaatacaaagTTTTATTCCTAAGTATGAAGGAATATTGCAAAAATAAAGTAATTACGAATCCAACTTgggctataaaaaaaattatgaatgtcattatcctttcatttttataagaCTTCAACTGATAGTGGATTTGCGAATAAATGCTGCATCCATAGaagaatttcaaattaataGTAATGCAGTGATGCTACATGCACCAGTAGAATCTACCGATGGATGCTACCGACAAGGccgaatagttttttttatttttttctctattcatcttttttatacattttttttaataccattcaacatctaaaaacaagttcacaacatcattaaaaacacttttttaatcattaaataaaatataataataataaaaaccatCGCGGTGGACTAAGCATTTCTCAATAGTAATATTACATGCATCCGCCATATAACAAGAATGATCAGCTCTTATTAGaacttaatataaatattagtgaGAGTAAAGATGTCTCTATTAGTACTTGATCATGTTGCTGGCAGTGCTTTGCCTGCAATAAACCCCTTAAAGAGCGTTAATGATCTCTCTGGTTGAGAGGCAGGAGCTGTGTGAGAAGCTCCTCTTATGCTGGCAAAGGATAGCTCCATCTTTCCATATACCTGTGTCCAACCACCAACCTGCCATAATAATAAATCAGGAAATTATTATAAGAACACCATTCATTTGGCAACACTACTCTTtagaaagtttgaattttgagataTAGACATGAACACTTTCACCTGTTTTCCTTCAAACCAAGCTCTGTAAGGTACAGTTGTTTTCAGTCCCAACTCCATTGCCAATCCATGCACGAGTGTCCGAGTCCCGGTAAATGGGATAACTGAATCCTGATCTCCACTGTCAAATATTATCCAAATCACATCCATTATAGATAAGCGGGACAAGCATATGGAGTACGACAATAAGGAGCTCGAAATTCGATCGTTTAAGAACTTATTAAAGATCGATACCTGTAAACCAAAGCCCGGATGCCAGACCTGACAAGTGATCCTACGACAGGAATCGTAGGTATCTCTCGGTCTCTCGCATCATAGTTTGGAACcctgaaattaaaaaaaaaaaaaagtagagcaGATCAGCATCTAAGAACTGGTTGCAATAACCCATTTCATGCATGTTATAATTAATTACCAACAGATGTGCATGTTATTACTTGCTGCATAAAACCCATTTTGGGACTCCAACGAGCCGGGCATGGAGAGCCTGCTGCACATCTTTCCTGTTCAAATACTTGGCTGTATTTTCTTGAGCGCAGACATCTTCCTTGCTCTGCCTAACTGGCTGTAATTAGCAGAGGGAGAAATGAAAAGACTGTTTGAAATCGAAACAAGATCATATAAAAATGCAAACTTTTGGGGAACTAATTCATTCACCTGTTGACTGGAAGCATCTGAGAGTgaatgaaaagatgataaagTCTCAAATCTAGATTTTAGAGGGTGAGACAGAGTCTCCACTTGAGATTGACCAGGTGACTGCACACAAACATCACCAATGACATAGTATGGATCGATTGACCGAGAAAGTTCTCTTGAACGTTGGGTATATACAGCAGCACAGGCGGGAGAAAGAAAGCCATTTATGGCCTCTCGCATTATCTGAGAACTGTTGCAATATTTACTGAGAAGGCTATAAACAGCATCAGATATCAAGCCATGAGACCAGTAATATTCGTCTGGAGCATTGAAATCAGTGGCGAATTCCAGAAGAGGATTCCCTATCTGCGCAGTAGTGTTCGTTACAGATTAACAAAAATTTTCTCATTGTGAAAATCAGAGAATTAATTCGAGAAGTCATATTTCCATCATGTCTACTCACAGCGATCCCCTTCAATTTGAACTTCACATTGGACCGAACAATGAGATGTGCAAGTTGTGGAACATAATGACCTATTACCAACAACAAGGCCAttgaattaaaagaaatgatatttataatcataagaattaagaaaaatttaagataggtaaatctcaatatttttttaaaaataaataaatttgatatccatataaaaaaattatttttttaaaaatatattctattttcttttccagaGTAAACGTTGGGACTTGCACATCTTTATCTGACATTAATGGTTAATTAATCTCTCTCTTACACACAGGCTTATCAAAAGAGAATTATTTCCTCTCTAACAAACGCTTGCCTTTTAGAAAGAGAAAGTCTCACTTCTctttataaaactcaatcatTTTGAGTGTTTTTGTAGGAGAGGAGGGTATGTTTATTGTATATGCTTTTAtggtagtatttttttttcctcctccccTCCACCGTTTTGGGTTTGGTTAGATCAACGGCTCTCCGGCTACCACCTGTCAACACGTATCCCATCACGTAACACTACAGTCGCCGATCTACTGAAATGTCGTTGCGTGACCACCGCATGGCACTCACGTGCCGCCGCGCCCCACAGAGTTTGCTAGCTATACGCGCCACACCATCAAATTCCCCACCTCGAGATCTTTCAAATCTGCTCCACCTCACCTCTCAACCATCGGCGCATGGTCTCCACGCACCACCACAAAGGCGTGGGCCAGCCAGAAATTAATCCATCTGATGCCGGTCTTGAAAAAGGGACTATTATGTTATCGCTTTCTCTAACCGATGATCTTTAAAAGGGACTAAGGatctctctaaaaaatatatcaagacAATAAACTGCAGTGCACCCACAGCTTACACCGCCTCCAGCGGTTGCTTGCTTAAAAACCATCTTTTAAGATGACGCCTTCTTTGTAGAGCATGAGTGAGGACCAAGAAATTGGTcccaaaatctattttaattttcttttttctagcaCTTTGGCACTATAATTATTGTATTGGGATGTTTGTTGGAAAGTCCCACATCCTTCTcatgtataatctttttattttttaataagatttgcttgcttagaaaaaaagaaaaaaaaaattatttcacttTCGAAATCTAGGCACATTGTGGCAACCCAGTCATCATATCGTATTGAATGATCCATGTTAATTCTCAACATCTTATCTACGACGTGCATTCCATCGTACTTTTCTTACAGCAATTAATGCCCGCACGCACATGAACAATCATGCCGATGATAATGGATGGTCTTCATTAAATGggacaaacaaaaaataaagggaagaaATTTACCGCCATAGCTCTCTCCTGCGATAAAAAAATCTCTGTTTTGGTATTCTGGAAACT harbors:
- the LOC121249813 gene encoding serine carboxypeptidase-like 45 codes for the protein MTMKFQQWMVMGVICTSFFQTLIPVESLPVAHKIKSLPGQPQVSFQQFAGFITIDEQQQRALFYYFVEAEGNPASKPLVLWLNGGPGCSSIGAGAFIEHGPFRPSGNNLVKNEYSWNKEANMLYLESPAGVGFSYSSNKSFYSYVDDEITAQDSLLFLKLWFAKFPEYQNRDFFIAGESYGGHYVPQLAHLIVRSNVKFKLKGIAIGNPLLEFATDFNAPDEYYWSHGLISDAVYSLLSKYCNSSQIMREAINGFLSPACAAVYTQRSRELSRSIDPYYVIGDVCVQSPGQSQVETLSHPLKSRFETLSSFHSLSDASSQQPVRQSKEDVCAQENTAKYLNRKDVQQALHARLVGVPKWVLCSKVPNYDARDREIPTIPVVGSLVRSGIRALVYSGDQDSVIPFTGTRTLVHGLAMELGLKTTVPYRAWFEGKQVGGWTQVYGKMELSFASIRGASHTAPASQPERSLTLFKGFIAGKALPAT